CTGCTCAAGGAGGCCGCGCCCCAGTCCGGCAGCATCCGCAGCGAGCTGGTGAAGACGTGGGACCCGTTGGAGTCCTCCATCTTCATGATGCACATGCGCTCGGCGACCTGGGGCCCCATCACCGAGGCCAACACCCAGCCCTTCTGCCGCAGCGCCTGGGGTCGCGACTGGCTGCTGGCCCATAGCGGCAGCCTGGAGCAGCGCCTGCCCACCCCTCCGGGCGCGCGCTTCGAGCCGGTGGGCTCCACGGACTCGGAGGCCCTCTTCTGCCGGCTCCTGGACTGGATGCAGGAGCAGGGCTGGCGCAGCCTCGCCGAGGTGGACGCGCCCCGGCTCCGCGGCTGGCTGGAGGAGATGAACGGCCTGGGTCCGCTCACCCTCGTCCTCTCGGATGGAAGGGACCTGTGCGTCTACGCGGATCGGACGGGGACCACGAACTGCTGGCTGTGGCAGGTCTCCCCGCCCTACGAGCGGCTCATCGTGGGCGACGCGGACCTGGAGTTGGATCTCACGCGGCGAGGCGCCAAGAGCCGCAAGGGAATCATCGTCAGCACCCACCCGCTCGAGTCGCGCACCGAGGACCCCGTCACCTGGAAGCAGCTGCCTCCGAGCGCGCTGGTGATCCTGCGCCAGGGCTCCGTGCGCGCCGAGGTGCTGCCGTCCAGGCCCCCGGGGCCGGGAGCCGCCCCACCCGCCTCGGCCGCCGAGTTCGTGGCCCGCAGCCGCCTGCGCCGTCCGCCGGTGAGCCCGGTGCGGGTGATGGACGTGCGCCACCGGACCGTCTACCGCTACGAGCGGCCCGTGGAGCGCAGCTCGCACAAGCTGCGGCTCACCCCGCTGCACGACCGGCTGCAATCGCTGCTCTCGCACGAGGTGACTCTGTCCTCGGGCGTGACGCAGGCCGAGTACGAGGATGTCTTCGGCAACCGGGTGCGCAAGGTGCTGGTGGATACGCCATACACGGAGCTCATCATCGAGGCGCGCTCGCTGGTGGAGCTGCGGGACACGGATCCGCTGAGCTACCGCCCGCTGCGCGAGCGCTCCACCCTGCCGCTGGTGTGGATGCCCTGGCAGCGCAACATGCTCCAGCCCTATCTGCTGCCGCCCGAGCTGCCGGAGACCCAGCTGGAGGAGCTGCTCGAGTACGCGATGAGCTTCGCGCGCCGCAACGACTTCGATCTGCTGGACACGCTGCTGGACATCAACTTCAGCATCTTCAAGGAGTACCGCTACCTCCAGGGCTCCACGACGCTGATGACCACGCCCTTCGACGTGTACTCGTCGCGCAAGGGAGTGTGTCAGGACTTCGCCAACGTCTTCATCTGCCTGGCGCGCCTGCTGGGAGTGCCCGCGCGGTACACGTGTGGCTATGTGTACACCGGCCCCAAGCACGCCAACACGGCCCAGTCCGAGGCCTCCCACGCATGGGTCCAGGTGTACCTGCCCGAGGTGGGCTGGAAGGGGTTCGACCCCACCAATGGCATCCTCACGCAGACGGACCACGTGCGCGTCGCCATGGGAAGGCAGTACGCGGACACCACGCCCACCCGGGGCACCATCTACCTGGGCGGAGGTGGTGAGAGGCTCGAGGTCTCCGTGCGCTGCGAGCCCGTGGAGCCCGAACGCGGCGAACGTGTTGACCGGACGTAGACTCGATTCCCACTGAAGCTTCATACCCTGCGTGCTATGAAGCCGGCGCTCGCTTGCCTGGGCTGGATGCTGAAGGTTCGCAATCGGCCCAGGACCTTCGCGCGGCAAGCCGCGCGCATTCATCTTCATCACAGGAGGCATCGTGGAACGGACCCCCTTCGGTACGGCCCCAGGCGGACAGCCTGTCGATGTCTACACCCTCACCAACAGGCGAGGGGTAGAGGCGCGGGTCACCAACTACGGCGGAATCATCCTCAGCCTGCGTGTGCCGGATCGGGACGGCCGCTTCGATGACGTGGTGCTCGGCTACGACTCGCTGGCTGGCTACCTGGCGGAGTCCCCGTATTTCGGCGCGCTGATCGGCCGCTACGGCAACCGCATCGCCCAGGGCCGGTTCACGCTCGATGGTCGGCAATACACCCTGGCGACGAACAACGGCGTCAACCACCTGCACGGCGGTCTCAAGGGCTTCGACAAGGTGGTGTGGACCGCGGAGCCGTTCGAGAACGACCAGGGCATGGGCATCGTCCTCACCTACGTCAGCCCCGACGGCGAGGAGGGCTACCCGGGGACCTTGACCGCGAGGGTCACCTATACGCTGACCGGCGATGACGAGCTCGTCTTCGACTACCACGCCACCACCGACAAGGCGACGCCCGTCAACCTCACGCAACACAGCTATTTCAACCTGGCCGGCGACGGGAAGGGCGACATCCTGAGCCATGTCGTCACGATCAACGCGGACCGCTTCGTCCCGATCGATCCGACGTCCATCCCCCTCGGCGACCTCCGCGACGTCACGGGCACGCCGTTCGACTTCAGGCGGCCCACGGCCATCGGCGCGCGCATCCGCCAGGAGGACGAGCAGCTTCGCAACGGGCAGGGCTATGATCACAGTTTCGTGTTCGACAAGGGCGGCAAGGCCGGCGAGCCGACGCTGGCCGCGCGCGTCCTGGAGCCCACCACGGGCCGCGTGATGGAGATCCTCACCACCGAGCCGGGCATGCAGTTCTACTCCGGCAACTTCCTCGACGGCACGCTGAAGGGAAAGAAGGGCGCGGTCTACCACCGCCGTTTCGGTTTCGCGATGGAGACCCAGCACCTGCCGGACTCGCCGAACCAGCCGGGCTTCCCCTCGACGATTCTGCGCCCCGGTGAGCACTACCGCTCGCGCTCCGTCTACAGATTTTCCGTCTCGGGTGCGTGAGCCTGGCCCCCTGCGCGGCTCCTGGGGAACAACAAGGTCGCCCTCGAGTGACTCAGGGGCTTGCTCGTGGGATTCGAGGTCCAACACGCGCAAGCCATTCTGGAGCGCTCTGGTCAGTGAAGATAAGGCCCGAGGCTTTTGAAGTGGAAGTAGTGGGTCCGCTTCTGCTCGTCGTTGAGCCATCCGGGGGCGCCCCCCGCGGCGTTGTAGATGCCCTCCAGCTTGGAGGAATCATGCGTGTCGATTTCGTAGGCGACATGTTTCCCAGGGTGGCGCCCACAATCAGCTACACCTCCTTGAACTTGCCCCCGGTAGCTCCAATGCTCTCCAGGGCCTCTTTGATCTGCTCGGAGACGAGAAGCACTACGAGCCATCCCCAGGGACGGAACACCTTGGCATCACCGACCTTGGAGGGGTCGATGCGCAGGCCATGTACGGCTCGATAGTTGCCCGTCTTCTCCGGGCGACCGTCCTCGGGCTTCCAGTATTGGACCTCGGCGGACGCCTTGTCATCGATGCACTTCACCACGCGCGTGACATTGAGGATGAAGAACTCATCGGCCTGGTCTTCGACATCCACCGGAACGAGCTGCACGTCCGCAGAAGCCAGCTCCGCGAAGATGGCGGCCACCCTTGCGTGAACGATGGGGGTACCACCGACGGCCGTCACGCAGAAGTCCAGCGGCCTCCCAGGACGGTAAAGGGGAACCCGAAGGCGTCCGTCGATGGCTACGGGCAACCCGCCCTCAAACTGCCATCGGTCTACCTCGCGGCCCCGTGGATCAACGGGATCATCCAGATACCAGCGCCCGGAGACGTGAACGTCATCGGACAATCTGAAGTACCGCATGGGAATCAAGGCCTCCTTCGGGTCACTCAGCCCGCGTGACCAGCTTGTTGAGGTGAGTGCCCTCGGTGACGATCTCCTTGGCCAGCCTCCGGAGTTCCGCCGTCAGTGCCTCCCTGCACTGCTGCATGCTACGACAGCCCTTCATCGCGTCCCTCAGACGATCGAGCACTTCCTCATGGTACTCCTGCGGATGCGGGCCGACGTGGCCCCTGACGCGCACCTTGTTCGCCGGATCGTCCAGCGACATGCCAGCCTGATCAAAGAGCTGCTTGAACTTGGGAGTCCACGGGCCACCACTGTGGGTGGCATCGGTCCATTTGTCGGTGGCGATGTGATGCTCGGGCCCCTCCACGTCCACCGGCCTGGAAGCCGCCCCATACACGCTCTGGGCCGTGGCAGCGACTGCATTGGGAGCCAGGGCGATGGTGACGGCATCTGCGGTCACGGCCACGGCTTCCACCTGCGCAACTTCAGCCAGTTGGATTCCCACCCGCGCCACACCCGCCGCTGACGCTCGAGCCGAGCCGGGCAGGTTGGTCACCTTCGCCGAGAAGCTGGCGGCTGTCTGACCGATGGCGGCAGTGAGCAGCAGTGCGAAGGCCCGCGCCGCATTCTTCCCCATCACCTTGCCGTACTTCTTCCCGGCCTCGCGGATCGCCGCAAACGAGGTGGCGTGATCCTGCTCCTCCACCAGCCGCCTGAAGCCCTGGATGAGCGTCCAGAACGTGTCCACCCCGATGTAGCAGACGAAGGTGGCCGTGACGACCGTCGCCAGCCCCTTGGAGAACACCGGTTCGGGCGCCAGCCACATCGCGGCGTAGATCGCCATCGTCCAGTAGAGCGACGCCTTGATCGCCTCCGGGTCGGCCATGTCCTTGAAGGCCTGCATCATCTCCGGAACGATCTCCTCGATGGCGAAGGACATGCCCAGAGCGTAGCGGCCATCCCCGGTGAGGAGAGGGTTGTTCATCAGCACGTTCCGGCAATCCCCAGGCTTCCCGAGGGCCTCGCAGAACCGCAGGTACTCCTGGGTCACTCGCACATTCACCTCGGCCCACTGCGAAGCCGAGAGCGGCTCGTCCAGAGGAACGACACCGTCGCGCTGGGTGTACCGGTACCAGCCACTGCGTGGGGGGACCTCGAACAGCTCCCTCGCGGCTTTCTCAGGGTTGACCGAGGGCCTCTTCTGCCGGATCTCCTTCGCGATGGCCCGCGTGAACTCCTCCTCCCCCAACTCCACCGGCCTGACATCGTCCGTACGGGGGACGTGGATGAGGGGCTGGTCTTGTCCCGTGTCGAGGCGTACCACGCGCGTGGGGCTGCACGAGGTGGACAGGGCCAAGAACAAGGCCGCAACGACCAGACGACGAGGAGCCATGAGACACCCTCCAGCTCGAGGAGGGTTCGAGTCTACGGACGGGGTACTCCAGAGACGATGACGCCCCAGGTCCTATTCGCATTCCACCACGGGGGTGAAGCTGCCCGGCCTCCCCTCCACGGCGGTGCACCTGGTGTGCCGCACGTGCCCTACCGGGTTGGACGCATGACGTCTAGCGCTGGCCCCGGGTGCGTGCCTGGATGAACACCTCGAGTCCATCCAGGACGCGCTGCAAACCGAACTCGAAGGCATGTGCGGGATGGGTCGCGGCCCCGAACTCCGCCCCCGCCGCCGAGCCCACCCGGGCCGCGGTGGGGTAGCGCTGGGGATCCAGCACCTTCTCCAACAGCGGAGCGTGCGCCGCCCACCACTGCTCATCGCTCATGCCGGTGTGCCGCTCGGCCTGCGCTGCCTCCACCGAGCGGCGCGCCGCCCCCTCCACGTGCCCCGCCACCAGGCTCACCACCGAGTCCATCTCCACGTCGGTCAGGCCAATCCCCTCCACCGCACGCAGCTCGT
This is a stretch of genomic DNA from Archangium violaceum. It encodes these proteins:
- a CDS encoding class II glutamine amidotransferase; the protein is MLNLLALSFEGELAPSLDLRCLAPGRKPPDGWGVGYYPGGEFAATLLKEAAPQSGSIRSELVKTWDPLESSIFMMHMRSATWGPITEANTQPFCRSAWGRDWLLAHSGSLEQRLPTPPGARFEPVGSTDSEALFCRLLDWMQEQGWRSLAEVDAPRLRGWLEEMNGLGPLTLVLSDGRDLCVYADRTGTTNCWLWQVSPPYERLIVGDADLELDLTRRGAKSRKGIIVSTHPLESRTEDPVTWKQLPPSALVILRQGSVRAEVLPSRPPGPGAAPPASAAEFVARSRLRRPPVSPVRVMDVRHRTVYRYERPVERSSHKLRLTPLHDRLQSLLSHEVTLSSGVTQAEYEDVFGNRVRKVLVDTPYTELIIEARSLVELRDTDPLSYRPLRERSTLPLVWMPWQRNMLQPYLLPPELPETQLEELLEYAMSFARRNDFDLLDTLLDINFSIFKEYRYLQGSTTLMTTPFDVYSSRKGVCQDFANVFICLARLLGVPARYTCGYVYTGPKHANTAQSEASHAWVQVYLPEVGWKGFDPTNGILTQTDHVRVAMGRQYADTTPTRGTIYLGGGGERLEVSVRCEPVEPERGERVDRT
- a CDS encoding aldose epimerase family protein, with the protein product MERTPFGTAPGGQPVDVYTLTNRRGVEARVTNYGGIILSLRVPDRDGRFDDVVLGYDSLAGYLAESPYFGALIGRYGNRIAQGRFTLDGRQYTLATNNGVNHLHGGLKGFDKVVWTAEPFENDQGMGIVLTYVSPDGEEGYPGTLTARVTYTLTGDDELVFDYHATTDKATPVNLTQHSYFNLAGDGKGDILSHVVTINADRFVPIDPTSIPLGDLRDVTGTPFDFRRPTAIGARIRQEDEQLRNGQGYDHSFVFDKGGKAGEPTLAARVLEPTTGRVMEILTTEPGMQFYSGNFLDGTLKGKKGAVYHRRFGFAMETQHLPDSPNQPGFPSTILRPGEHYRSRSVYRFSVSGA
- a CDS encoding imm11 family protein — protein: MRYFRLSDDVHVSGRWYLDDPVDPRGREVDRWQFEGGLPVAIDGRLRVPLYRPGRPLDFCVTAVGGTPIVHARVAAIFAELASADVQLVPVDVEDQADEFFILNVTRVVKCIDDKASAEVQYWKPEDGRPEKTGNYRAVHGLRIDPSKVGDAKVFRPWGWLVVLLVSEQIKEALESIGATGGKFKEV
- a CDS encoding AHH domain-containing protein; the encoded protein is MAPRRLVVAALFLALSTSCSPTRVVRLDTGQDQPLIHVPRTDDVRPVELGEEEFTRAIAKEIRQKRPSVNPEKAARELFEVPPRSGWYRYTQRDGVVPLDEPLSASQWAEVNVRVTQEYLRFCEALGKPGDCRNVLMNNPLLTGDGRYALGMSFAIEEIVPEMMQAFKDMADPEAIKASLYWTMAIYAAMWLAPEPVFSKGLATVVTATFVCYIGVDTFWTLIQGFRRLVEEQDHATSFAAIREAGKKYGKVMGKNAARAFALLLTAAIGQTAASFSAKVTNLPGSARASAAGVARVGIQLAEVAQVEAVAVTADAVTIALAPNAVAATAQSVYGAASRPVDVEGPEHHIATDKWTDATHSGGPWTPKFKQLFDQAGMSLDDPANKVRVRGHVGPHPQEYHEEVLDRLRDAMKGCRSMQQCREALTAELRRLAKEIVTEGTHLNKLVTRAE